One region of Flavobacterium sp. GSB-24 genomic DNA includes:
- the uvrC gene encoding excinuclease ABC subunit UvrC — translation MQKPSLDLQILTLPDNPGVYQYYDKDGKILYVGKAKNLKKRVSSYFNKIHDTRKTNVLVRKIVTIKHIVVPTETDALLLENNLIKTLQPRYNVLLRDDKSYPWICIKKEPFSRIFLTRRMVKDGSEYFGPYTNFKMVYTILDLIKELYPLRTCNYDLSKSNIESGKFKVCLEYHIGNCKGPCEGLEPLEEYQRQVNAIREILKGNFKESLKDFKKLMNNYAQNLQFEEAQKIKEKIEILENYQSRSTIVNPKITNVDVFSIVSDESAAYVNFLQISHGSIIRSHTLEIKKKLDESDEELLELAIVELRERFNLLSKEIIVPFEMDLGENIKTTVPQLGDKKQILDLSIRNAKFYRIEQLKQLQIVDPDRHVNRIMAQMQKDLRLPVEPRHIECFDNSNIQGTNPVAACVVFKDGKPSKKDYRHFNVKTVEGPDDFASMTEIVYRRYKRLLDENQPLPQLIIIDGGKGQLSSALKSIDELGLRGKIAIIGIAKRLEELFYPGDSIPLYLDKKSETLKVIQQLRNEAHRFGITFHRDKRSKAALNSSVESIPGIGEKTMLALIQHFKSVKRLKLATEKEISAVVGASRAKKIVDFYHPKEN, via the coding sequence ATGCAAAAACCATCCTTAGATCTTCAAATTTTAACCTTGCCAGACAATCCAGGTGTTTATCAATATTATGATAAAGACGGGAAAATCTTGTATGTTGGCAAAGCCAAAAATTTAAAAAAAAGGGTTTCCTCATATTTCAATAAAATTCACGACACAAGGAAAACAAATGTTCTGGTTAGAAAAATTGTGACCATAAAACATATTGTTGTTCCTACAGAGACTGATGCGCTTTTATTAGAAAACAATTTAATTAAAACTTTACAGCCACGATATAATGTTTTGCTCCGCGATGACAAAAGTTATCCTTGGATTTGTATTAAAAAAGAACCTTTTTCGAGAATATTTTTAACTCGAAGAATGGTAAAAGACGGCTCTGAATATTTCGGTCCTTATACCAATTTTAAGATGGTTTATACGATTTTGGATCTAATCAAAGAATTGTATCCGTTAAGAACCTGCAATTACGATTTGAGCAAATCGAATATTGAGTCTGGAAAATTTAAGGTTTGTCTGGAATATCATATCGGAAACTGCAAAGGTCCGTGTGAAGGTTTGGAACCTTTAGAGGAATACCAGAGACAAGTCAACGCAATTCGCGAAATCCTAAAAGGAAATTTCAAAGAAAGCTTAAAGGATTTTAAGAAATTAATGAATAATTATGCGCAAAATTTACAATTTGAAGAAGCGCAGAAAATCAAAGAAAAAATCGAAATTCTTGAAAACTATCAATCCAGATCAACGATTGTAAATCCGAAAATTACCAATGTTGATGTTTTCTCGATTGTGTCTGACGAAAGTGCCGCTTATGTCAACTTCCTGCAGATTTCTCACGGTTCCATCATTCGTTCTCATACTTTAGAAATCAAGAAAAAACTCGACGAAAGCGATGAAGAACTATTAGAATTGGCCATTGTAGAGCTTCGTGAACGTTTTAATTTATTATCAAAAGAAATCATTGTTCCTTTTGAAATGGATTTGGGCGAAAATATTAAAACAACCGTTCCGCAGCTCGGAGACAAAAAACAGATTTTAGATTTATCAATAAGAAATGCCAAATTCTACCGCATCGAACAATTGAAACAATTACAAATTGTTGATCCAGATCGTCACGTAAATAGAATTATGGCACAGATGCAGAAAGATTTACGTCTTCCTGTTGAGCCTCGACATATAGAATGTTTTGATAACTCTAACATACAAGGAACAAATCCTGTTGCTGCCTGCGTGGTTTTTAAAGATGGAAAACCAAGCAAAAAAGATTATCGCCATTTTAATGTAAAAACCGTTGAAGGTCCTGACGATTTTGCTTCGATGACCGAAATTGTATACCGCCGTTACAAAAGATTATTAGATGAAAATCAGCCTTTACCGCAATTGATCATTATTGACGGTGGAAAAGGACAATTGTCATCTGCCTTAAAAAGTATTGATGAATTGGGTCTACGCGGTAAAATTGCCATTATCGGAATTGCAAAACGTTTGGAAGAACTTTTTTATCCAGGCGATTCTATTCCGTTATATCTGGATAAAAAATCTGAAACCTTAAAAGTCATTCAGCAATTACGAAATGAGGCGCACCGTTTTGGTATTACTTTTCACCGCGATAAACGAAGTAAAGCTGCGCTTAATTCTTCTGTAGAAAGCATTCCTGGAATTGGCGAAAAAACTATGCTCGCGTTAATACAACATTTCAAAAGTGTTAAAAGATTAAAACTAGCAACAGAAAAAGAAATTTCGGCCGTTGTTGGGGCATCAAGGGCTAAAAAAATTGTAGATTTTTATCATCCAAAAGAAAACTAA
- a CDS encoding VWA domain-containing protein — translation MRNLNFFMMAFLVLTIFSCKKADSSDQSYETVDSAAAVSDEIPEEMYIEPNTESYAGLEENPFESPLKEPLSTFSIDVDNASYTNIRRFINEGQKVPKDAVRVEEMINFFKYKYPQPDGQHPFAINTEYSDCPWNTNSRLLKIGLQGKNIPMANLPATNLVFLVDVSGSMDESNKLPLLKESMKILVKELRSIDKVSIVVYAGSAGVVLEPTSGNNKDEIMDAFDDLHAGGSTAGGEGIELAYKLAQENFIKEGNNRVVIATDGDFNVGASSDDDMLKLIEEKRNSGVFLTVLGFGMGNYKDSKMEILADKGNGNYAYIDNIQEANRFLGKEFKGSMFAIAKDVKIQIEFNPKHVQAYRLIGYENRKLNAEDFKNDKIDAGELGSGHSVTALYEIIPVGVESNYVPSDLKYTKTQKGDGNYSDELATVKFRYKKPDGDKSIEIVNVIADRKTDLQNSSPDFKFTTAVSWFGLKLRDSKYITSSSASDIKKLAKSGLYNDEDGYRAEFIRLVDAVN, via the coding sequence ATGAGAAATCTTAATTTCTTTATGATGGCATTCCTCGTACTTACTATTTTCAGCTGTAAGAAAGCTGATTCATCAGACCAAAGTTATGAGACCGTTGATTCTGCTGCAGCTGTATCAGATGAAATTCCAGAGGAAATGTACATTGAACCGAACACAGAAAGCTACGCAGGATTAGAAGAAAATCCGTTTGAATCTCCGCTTAAAGAACCGCTATCTACTTTTTCTATAGATGTTGATAATGCATCATACACCAATATTCGACGTTTTATTAATGAAGGGCAGAAAGTCCCAAAAGATGCCGTGCGTGTTGAAGAAATGATTAATTTCTTCAAATACAAATATCCACAGCCAGATGGGCAGCATCCTTTTGCTATTAATACTGAATACAGCGACTGTCCGTGGAATACAAACAGCAGACTGCTAAAAATTGGTTTGCAGGGAAAGAACATTCCCATGGCAAATTTGCCCGCTACTAATCTCGTTTTTTTAGTAGATGTTTCTGGTTCTATGGATGAATCGAACAAACTGCCCTTGCTAAAAGAATCGATGAAGATTTTGGTGAAAGAACTTCGCAGTATTGATAAAGTTTCTATTGTTGTTTATGCAGGTTCGGCTGGTGTTGTTTTAGAGCCAACTTCTGGTAACAATAAAGATGAAATTATGGATGCTTTTGATGACTTGCATGCAGGAGGAAGCACAGCAGGAGGCGAAGGAATTGAATTAGCTTACAAACTAGCACAGGAAAATTTCATAAAAGAGGGAAATAATAGAGTAGTGATAGCTACTGATGGTGACTTTAATGTTGGCGCTTCCAGTGATGATGATATGCTGAAATTGATTGAAGAAAAAAGAAACTCTGGTGTATTTTTAACTGTTTTAGGTTTCGGAATGGGGAATTACAAAGATTCTAAAATGGAAATCTTAGCCGATAAAGGCAACGGAAATTACGCTTATATCGATAATATTCAAGAAGCGAATCGTTTTCTAGGAAAAGAATTTAAAGGTTCGATGTTTGCTATTGCGAAAGATGTAAAAATTCAAATTGAATTTAATCCTAAACACGTTCAAGCATATCGATTGATTGGTTATGAAAACCGAAAACTAAATGCAGAAGATTTTAAAAATGATAAAATTGATGCGGGCGAATTAGGAAGCGGGCACTCCGTTACGGCTTTGTATGAAATTATTCCAGTTGGAGTAGAAAGTAATTACGTTCCATCTGATTTGAAATATACTAAAACACAAAAAGGAGATGGAAATTACAGTGATGAATTGGCAACCGTAAAATTCAGATATAAAAAACCTGATGGCGATAAAAGTATTGAAATAGTAAATGTAATAGCAGATAGGAAAACAGACCTTCAAAACAGTTCTCCTGATTTTAAATTTACAACCGCAGTTTCTTGGTTCGGATTAAAATTACGCGATTCAAAATATATTACCAGCAGTTCTGCTTCAGACATTAAAAAATTAGCAAAGTCTGGTTTGTATAATGATGAAGATGGTTACAGAGCAGAATTTATAAGATTGGTTGATGCTGTAAACTAA
- a CDS encoding tetratricopeptide repeat protein — translation MKNLLLYILLTVSLAVSAQEKDKSLPAGNEEYKQNKFTDAEANYRISESKFPKRSTAPYNLGNTIYRQNQVSEAKFAYAKAIKNAKTRPEKHKAYHNLGNVFMKEKDYTQAVEAYKQALRNDPTDDETRYNYAYAKQKLKENPPKNDKNKDKNKDKDKDKDKNKDKDKDKNKDNKDKDKDKKDDKGDKDKDKKDGKNDPKKDDKSDNQGQPKPQPGGISKERVQNLLDAVNNEEKKIQDKVNAQKVKGNPKKTEKDW, via the coding sequence ATGAAAAATTTACTTCTTTATATTTTACTAACGGTTTCTTTGGCAGTTTCTGCCCAAGAGAAAGACAAATCATTGCCTGCTGGTAATGAAGAATATAAACAGAATAAATTTACTGATGCTGAGGCAAACTATAGAATTTCGGAATCAAAATTTCCTAAAAGATCAACAGCGCCATATAATTTAGGAAATACTATTTATAGACAAAATCAAGTTTCAGAGGCTAAGTTTGCTTACGCGAAAGCAATAAAAAATGCTAAAACCAGACCTGAAAAACACAAAGCTTATCATAATCTTGGAAACGTTTTCATGAAAGAGAAAGATTATACGCAGGCAGTTGAAGCTTACAAACAAGCGTTACGTAATGATCCGACAGATGATGAAACGCGTTACAATTATGCTTACGCAAAACAAAAGCTAAAAGAGAATCCGCCGAAAAACGATAAAAACAAAGACAAGAATAAAGATAAGGACAAAGACAAGGACAAAAACAAAGATAAAGACAAGGACAAGAATAAAGATAATAAGGACAAAGACAAGGATAAAAAAGACGATAAAGGCGACAAAGATAAAGACAAAAAAGACGGTAAAAACGATCCGAAGAAAGACGACAAGTCTGACAATCAAGGACAGCCAAAACCGCAGCCTGGAGGAATATCAAAAGAACGTGTCCAAAATTTATTAGATGCCGTTAACAATGAAGAAAAGAAAATTCAGGATAAAGTAAACGCGCAGAAAGTAAAAGGCAATCCTAAGAAAACAGAAAAAGACTGGTAA
- a CDS encoding patatin-like phospholipase family protein produces MRLSQLSISNTRSKGFFSNPKKGSSWVALFWQKKITFCFSQFSISIWGVASVLFTLFLLFPEKSFSQEIKKDSVKRPKIGLVLSGGGAKGFAHIGVLKVLEEAGIKIDFIGGTSMGSVIGGLYASGYNASQIDSIFKKTNFDELINDYIPRSSKNFYGKKNDELYAIVLPFSNFRVGIPEALSKGMYNYNLLSSLTRNVRHIRDFNKLPTPFLCIGTNIETGEEVLLNKGNLVQAMMASAAFPSLFTPVEIDGNLLVDGGVVNNYPIQEVRNLGADIIIGVDVQDDLMKRKNLKNATRILVQITNLQSIDKMKNKIKDTDVYIKPDIRDYGVISFDKGEEIIRKGEEAAFAVYEKIKALSDETTFYKKPKLKVATDTIQIQKINTDKLDNYTKEYIRGKLRFKPGSTITYNDLKTGINNLNATQNFSTISYCLQPDGDKDDLDLVLRENPTQTYLKLGLHYDGLYKSGILLNLTHKKTFLKNDVTSVDIILGDNFRYDFNYYVENGFNISFGFRSRLNQFNRNVTTSLSNLVYDNPGVNLINVDFMDINNQAYFQTIFVQKFLMGGGLEYKYLKINSPTLSNEDNIIDKSNYFSAFAYLKYDSFDDKYYPSSGLYFSTDLQTYLASSDYTNTFKPFSMAKAELSFVNTLFPKATFKIDADAGFTFGSSSVPFFDYILGGYGYSKINNFNYFYGYDFLSIAGNSYIKTGITLDYEIIRKNHINFSANFANLGNDIFSTVDWISMPKYTGYALGYGLETIIGPIEIKQSWSPEMSKSFTWFSIGFLF; encoded by the coding sequence ATGCGCCTAAGCCAGCTGTCCATTTCAAATACTCGGTCAAAAGGATTTTTTTCCAATCCCAAAAAAGGATCTTCTTGGGTCGCTCTTTTTTGGCAGAAAAAAATAACCTTTTGTTTCTCGCAGTTTTCCATTTCCATCTGGGGCGTGGCATCGGTGCTTTTTACACTTTTTTTACTTTTCCCAGAAAAATCATTTTCACAAGAAATCAAAAAAGACAGTGTAAAAAGACCTAAAATTGGTTTGGTTTTAAGTGGCGGCGGTGCTAAAGGTTTTGCACATATTGGAGTTCTTAAAGTTTTAGAAGAAGCCGGAATCAAAATTGATTTTATTGGCGGAACCAGCATGGGATCTGTAATCGGCGGACTTTACGCTTCTGGTTACAATGCTTCTCAAATTGATTCGATTTTCAAAAAGACCAATTTCGACGAATTAATAAATGATTATATTCCGCGTTCGTCTAAGAATTTTTACGGGAAAAAGAATGACGAATTGTATGCTATCGTTTTACCATTCAGTAATTTCAGAGTCGGCATTCCAGAAGCACTTTCAAAAGGAATGTACAATTACAATTTACTCAGCAGTTTGACCAGAAATGTTCGTCATATTCGTGACTTCAATAAACTGCCAACACCTTTTTTATGTATCGGAACCAATATTGAAACAGGCGAAGAAGTTTTACTTAATAAAGGAAATCTAGTTCAAGCCATGATGGCGAGTGCTGCTTTCCCTTCCCTATTTACTCCAGTAGAAATCGACGGAAATTTATTGGTCGACGGCGGCGTTGTAAACAATTACCCAATTCAAGAAGTTCGTAATCTTGGAGCAGATATTATTATTGGTGTTGATGTTCAGGACGATTTGATGAAGAGAAAAAACCTAAAAAATGCTACGCGTATTTTGGTTCAGATCACCAATCTCCAGTCTATCGACAAAATGAAAAACAAAATAAAAGATACGGATGTTTATATAAAACCAGACATTCGTGATTATGGCGTAATTTCATTTGATAAAGGAGAAGAAATTATTAGAAAAGGAGAAGAAGCGGCTTTTGCAGTTTATGAAAAGATTAAAGCTTTGTCTGATGAAACTACTTTTTACAAAAAACCAAAACTAAAAGTTGCGACAGACACCATTCAAATTCAGAAAATAAACACTGATAAATTAGACAATTATACTAAAGAATATATTCGTGGTAAACTTCGTTTTAAACCAGGAAGTACGATTACATATAATGATTTAAAAACGGGGATAAACAATTTAAATGCAACGCAGAACTTTAGCACAATTTCTTATTGTTTGCAGCCAGATGGAGATAAAGATGATTTAGATTTAGTTCTTCGTGAAAATCCAACGCAGACTTATTTAAAACTTGGTCTTCATTATGACGGACTTTATAAAAGTGGTATTTTATTAAACCTTACGCACAAAAAAACATTTCTAAAAAATGACGTTACTTCCGTAGATATTATTCTTGGGGATAATTTTAGGTATGATTTTAATTATTACGTCGAAAATGGTTTTAATATCAGCTTTGGTTTCCGTTCAAGGCTCAATCAATTTAATCGAAATGTAACGACAAGTCTGAGCAATCTGGTTTATGATAATCCTGGTGTCAATTTAATCAATGTTGATTTTATGGATATTAATAACCAAGCATATTTTCAAACGATTTTTGTACAGAAGTTTTTAATGGGCGGTGGTTTAGAATACAAATATCTTAAGATAAATTCGCCGACACTTTCAAATGAAGACAACATAATTGACAAAAGCAATTACTTCAGTGCATTTGCATACTTAAAATATGACTCTTTTGACGACAAATATTATCCAAGTTCTGGATTGTATTTTTCTACAGATTTACAAACATACTTGGCATCGTCAGATTATACGAATACATTCAAACCTTTTTCGATGGCAAAAGCCGAATTGTCTTTTGTAAACACATTATTCCCGAAAGCAACTTTTAAGATTGATGCCGATGCAGGTTTTACTTTTGGAAGCAGCAGCGTTCCGTTTTTTGATTACATTTTAGGAGGTTACGGCTACAGTAAAATCAATAATTTTAATTATTTCTACGGTTACGACTTTTTAAGTATTGCCGGAAACAGTTATATCAAGACAGGAATTACGCTAGATTACGAAATCATCAGAAAAAACCATATTAATTTTTCTGCCAATTTCGCCAATTTAGGAAACGACATTTTCAGCACAGTCGACTGGATCTCAATGCCAAAATATACAGGTTATGCTTTGGGTTACGGATTGGAAACTATAATTGGCCCAATTGAGATCAAACAATCATGGTCTCCAGAAATGTCAAAAAGCTTTACTTGGTTTAGTATTGGATTTTTATTTTAG
- a CDS encoding succinylglutamate desuccinylase/aspartoacylase family protein yields MKNSTPLVIFGESILPGEHRTINVEIARLHTTTKLNIPVIVRRSKVEGPTVLFSAGIHGDEINGVEIVRQIISKKINRPTRGTIICIPVINMYGFVNKSREFPDGRDLNRVFPGSKKGSLASRFAYHIVEEILPILDYAVDFHAGGASRFNAPQIRITENNPELKILADVFNAPFTLYSKNINGSFRNTSEKANVKMLLFEGGKSLDINNEIANQGVLGTKRLLHYLNMLDPKQIVEPSHEPSIYIKQSVWLRAKCSGLLHDFNLIGKFVTKGTILAIITDPFGKFEQKVKAPHDGFVINANHSPIVYEGDAIYHLSKSNPENVYD; encoded by the coding sequence ATGAAAAATAGTACTCCATTGGTTATTTTTGGCGAATCGATTTTGCCGGGAGAACACAGAACGATAAACGTCGAAATTGCTCGATTACACACTACGACCAAACTGAACATCCCGGTTATTGTACGCCGTTCCAAGGTTGAAGGCCCAACGGTTTTGTTTTCTGCAGGAATTCACGGCGACGAAATAAATGGTGTCGAAATTGTCCGTCAGATCATCAGTAAAAAAATTAACAGACCTACTCGCGGAACAATAATCTGTATTCCGGTGATCAATATGTATGGTTTTGTGAATAAATCTCGCGAATTTCCAGACGGCCGTGACTTAAACCGCGTTTTTCCCGGAAGTAAAAAAGGTTCGCTTGCCAGTAGATTTGCGTATCATATTGTCGAAGAAATTCTGCCAATTCTAGATTATGCAGTCGATTTTCACGCAGGAGGAGCAAGTCGTTTCAATGCGCCTCAGATTAGAATCACCGAAAATAATCCCGAATTGAAAATTTTGGCAGACGTTTTTAATGCGCCTTTTACTTTATACTCTAAAAATATAAACGGTTCTTTTAGAAATACGTCTGAAAAAGCCAATGTCAAAATGCTTCTTTTTGAGGGCGGAAAATCATTGGATATCAATAACGAAATTGCCAATCAAGGTGTACTTGGAACCAAACGTTTATTGCATTATCTAAATATGCTCGATCCGAAACAAATAGTTGAGCCATCTCATGAGCCATCTATTTATATTAAACAATCGGTTTGGCTTCGGGCAAAATGTTCGGGGTTGCTGCACGATTTTAATTTGATCGGAAAATTTGTAACCAAAGGCACTATCTTAGCTATTATTACAGATCCGTTTGGTAAATTTGAGCAAAAAGTAAAAGCACCGCATGATGGTTTTGTAATTAATGCGAACCATTCGCCAATTGTTTACGAGGGCGATGCTATTTATCATTTATCTAAAAGTAATCCTGAAAATGTCTACGACTAA
- a CDS encoding 5-formyltetrahydrofolate cyclo-ligase, protein MSTTKKELRVEYKNFRKALSFDEVEEKSLAIANQLIQMPIWDKIYYHVFLPIEEHKEVNTEFILHLLSGKDKEILISKSDFETRKMTHFLLTDNTKIKKNEYNIPEPVDGIEVPSSKIEVVFVPLLAFDIFGNRIGYGKGFYDKFLAECKPETIKIGLSFFEAVNQIDDVFESDIKLDYCVTPERIYQF, encoded by the coding sequence ATGTCTACGACTAAAAAAGAACTTCGAGTTGAATATAAAAATTTCCGTAAAGCGCTTTCTTTTGACGAAGTAGAAGAAAAAAGTCTGGCAATTGCCAACCAATTGATTCAAATGCCAATTTGGGATAAAATTTATTATCATGTTTTTCTTCCTATTGAAGAACATAAAGAAGTCAATACCGAATTTATCCTGCATTTACTTTCTGGAAAAGACAAAGAAATCCTGATTTCTAAAAGTGACTTTGAAACTAGAAAAATGACTCACTTTTTATTGACTGATAATACCAAAATTAAAAAGAACGAATACAATATTCCAGAACCTGTAGATGGAATAGAAGTGCCTTCTTCTAAAATAGAAGTTGTTTTTGTACCGCTTTTGGCTTTTGATATTTTTGGAAACCGAATTGGCTACGGAAAAGGTTTCTACGATAAATTTCTTGCCGAATGCAAACCCGAAACCATCAAAATCGGTCTTTCTTTTTTTGAAGCTGTAAATCAAATTGATGATGTCTTCGAATCTGATATTAAATTGGATTATTGCGTTACGCCTGAGAGAATATATCAGTTTTAA
- a CDS encoding tetratricopeptide repeat protein, whose translation MKNILYFFLLISQVFFAQGRFEAGNALYEKGQYKEAAQVYENIIKEDKLHSAELYFNLGNCYYKLNQVAPSIYNYEKALVLKPNDPETLNNLKFAKKLTIDEIKEVPKVGFAKLIQNFTSIFDYNTWAKISVALGFVFLLSFIGYYFSNATLAKRIYFVGMFVVLIALGLSISAGMSEKSHFDNDRVAIVFSELSQVRKEPQKSANGIILLHEGAKVYVIESVAGWKKVELTDGTQGWIDSSTIKEVK comes from the coding sequence ATGAAAAACATATTATATTTCTTTTTGTTAATCTCACAGGTTTTCTTTGCGCAGGGGCGCTTTGAAGCAGGAAATGCTTTATACGAAAAGGGGCAATATAAAGAAGCTGCACAGGTTTATGAAAACATCATTAAAGAGGATAAATTACATTCGGCCGAATTGTATTTTAATCTTGGAAATTGTTACTATAAACTAAATCAAGTTGCACCTTCTATTTATAATTATGAAAAAGCTTTGGTTTTAAAACCAAACGATCCTGAGACTTTAAACAATTTAAAGTTTGCCAAAAAGCTGACAATCGATGAAATTAAAGAAGTTCCTAAAGTTGGTTTTGCAAAACTGATTCAAAACTTTACATCGATTTTTGATTATAATACTTGGGCAAAAATTTCTGTTGCGCTTGGTTTTGTATTTTTACTGAGTTTTATTGGGTATTATTTTTCGAATGCTACACTTGCAAAAAGAATCTATTTTGTTGGAATGTTTGTTGTTTTGATTGCTTTAGGTTTAAGTATTTCAGCTGGCATGTCTGAAAAAAGTCATTTTGACAATGATCGTGTTGCCATTGTTTTTTCTGAATTAAGCCAAGTTCGAAAGGAACCACAAAAATCAGCAAATGGTATTATTCTATTACACGAAGGAGCAAAAGTTTATGTAATAGAAAGCGTTGCAGGATGGAAAAAAGTAGAATTAACAGACGGAACTCAAGGCTGGATTGATTCTTCAACTATTAAAGAAGTAAAGTAA
- a CDS encoding BatD family protein codes for MKRYLILFLLAFQGLMAQVQFEARVSKNTLGLNERLRIDFIMNVDGDNFEQPSFDGFKLVAGPSQQISQSWINGRSSFQKIYSYILQPERKGAVTIKQAAIEYNGQIYKTNPIKVTVTNAVAQERDPSDRPPGSGNELLNLVAEISKTNPYLNEPITVVYKLYFNNIGVTGFKELAKPKYNDFWNQNIDIKQLSIEEGNYQGQRCYYVILKKAILYPQKAGKLTIEPLSLDIGVQLPTNRRDMFGQMIITEDNKVVSAGAKTINVRPLPESTKPEGFTGAVGRLNFTVTPSKTTLKNGESLDLIVSAQGTGNMKLFTLPKPVVPNALEMYDPVHDEKVTTSLAGMSGRITDKYTIIPQYKGKYAIKPMQFSYFDLSSGTYKTITSKEIMVDVLDGPTPAEANTGSTAKNIAVKTEQFKNIKPKTILVGIAKNDFYGSDLYLGLLFAPFIIIPLIILAKKKKEAIDSDVTGNRIRMNNKLAKKYLSQAKKHLNNKEPFYIALEKAMHNFLKAKLHIETSEMSKDNIRELLLSRNANPETVQNFIALTENCEFARYAPASSASIQQDYDKAVLIISELEKQIV; via the coding sequence ATGAAAAGATATTTAATTCTATTTCTACTCGCTTTTCAAGGACTTATGGCTCAAGTACAATTTGAAGCCAGAGTCAGCAAAAATACGCTTGGACTGAACGAAAGACTTCGTATAGACTTCATTATGAATGTTGACGGAGATAATTTCGAACAGCCTTCTTTTGACGGTTTTAAACTTGTTGCGGGACCAAGCCAGCAGATTAGCCAATCTTGGATCAATGGTCGAAGCTCTTTTCAGAAAATTTACTCTTATATTTTACAGCCTGAGAGAAAAGGCGCTGTAACGATCAAACAAGCCGCAATAGAATACAACGGGCAGATCTACAAAACAAATCCGATTAAGGTTACGGTTACCAATGCTGTAGCTCAGGAAAGAGATCCAAGCGACAGGCCTCCAGGATCTGGAAACGAATTGTTGAATTTGGTTGCTGAAATTTCAAAAACAAATCCATATCTAAATGAACCAATTACAGTTGTTTACAAACTGTATTTCAACAACATTGGTGTTACTGGATTTAAAGAACTGGCAAAACCAAAATACAATGATTTCTGGAATCAAAATATTGACATAAAACAATTGTCTATTGAAGAAGGAAATTACCAAGGACAGAGATGTTATTATGTAATCCTGAAAAAAGCGATTTTGTATCCTCAAAAAGCTGGAAAACTAACAATTGAACCTCTTTCACTTGATATTGGCGTGCAATTACCAACAAATCGCCGCGATATGTTTGGACAAATGATTATTACGGAGGATAATAAAGTAGTTTCAGCAGGAGCTAAAACAATAAATGTAAGACCGCTTCCTGAAAGCACAAAACCAGAAGGATTTACTGGTGCTGTTGGAAGATTGAACTTTACAGTTACGCCTTCTAAAACAACACTTAAAAATGGCGAAAGTCTCGACTTAATTGTGAGTGCACAGGGAACTGGAAACATGAAGTTATTTACACTTCCTAAACCAGTTGTTCCAAATGCATTAGAAATGTATGATCCTGTTCATGATGAAAAAGTAACAACATCATTAGCTGGAATGTCTGGAAGAATCACAGATAAATATACCATCATTCCGCAGTACAAAGGAAAGTATGCTATTAAGCCAATGCAGTTTTCATACTTTGATTTGAGTTCGGGCACTTATAAAACCATCACTTCAAAAGAGATTATGGTGGATGTTTTAGATGGTCCAACACCTGCAGAAGCAAATACTGGAAGTACTGCTAAAAATATAGCTGTCAAAACAGAACAATTTAAAAACATCAAACCTAAAACAATATTAGTTGGTATCGCTAAAAATGATTTTTATGGTTCCGATTTATATTTAGGATTATTATTTGCTCCGTTCATCATCATTCCGCTGATTATTTTAGCTAAGAAGAAAAAAGAAGCTATTGACAGTGACGTCACTGGAAATAGAATTAGAATGAACAATAAACTGGCGAAGAAATATTTATCGCAGGCGAAGAAACATCTTAACAATAAAGAGCCTTTCTATATTGCACTGGAAAAAGCAATGCATAATTTCTTGAAAGCTAAACTGCATATTGAAACCTCAGAAATGAGTAAAGACAATATTAGAGAATTGTTATTGTCTAGAAATGCAAACCCAGAAACCGTACAAAACTTTATTGCTTTGACAGAAAACTGTGAGTTTGCACGCTATGCACCAGCATCGAGCGCTTCAATCCAGCAGGATTATGATAAAGCGGTGTTGATTATTTCTGAGTTAGAAAAACAGATTGTTTAA